A genomic stretch from Bosea sp. F3-2 includes:
- the ccoG gene encoding cytochrome c oxidase accessory protein CcoG, with translation MSTAEADPDDIPLFAASRKVYPQSVSGPYRRAKWLILFLCLGIYYLLPFLRWDRGPHLPNQAVLADLANNRFYFFFIEIWPQEVYYFTGLLIMAAFALFLMNAVAGRVWCGYLCPQTVWTDLFLAVERFFEGDRRERMRRDEAPWTIDKLWRKSAKHAVWLVIAWWTGGAWVLYFADAPTLVRELATFTAPISAYVWIAILTFTTYSLAGIMREQVCKFMCPWPRIQAALTDDEALNVTYRYDRGEPRVSVKQAQKLKAQGAPAGDCIDCHQCVAVCPVGIDIREGAQLDCIQCGLCIDACDTVMTKIDRPKRLIAYDTEINVKRRMAGKPPVYRPLRTRTLIYAALILVVGGAMIWQLATRRTADISVLHERAPLFVTLSDGSIRNAYAVRLLNKRPEVRPFALTVDGLPGIRIDAVGVAPTADLRPVVAVDPDSSREVRVLVTVPAGVPLEASQPITITASDLFAGETVHATDHFMARGGKP, from the coding sequence GTGAGTACGGCCGAGGCCGATCCCGACGACATCCCGCTCTTCGCGGCGTCGCGGAAGGTCTATCCGCAGAGCGTCTCCGGCCCGTACCGGCGCGCGAAGTGGCTCATCCTGTTCCTTTGCCTCGGCATCTACTACCTGCTGCCGTTCCTGCGCTGGGATCGCGGCCCGCATCTGCCGAACCAGGCGGTGCTGGCCGATCTCGCCAATAACCGCTTCTACTTCTTCTTCATCGAGATCTGGCCGCAGGAGGTCTACTACTTCACCGGCCTGCTGATCATGGCGGCCTTCGCCCTGTTCCTGATGAATGCCGTCGCAGGCCGGGTGTGGTGCGGCTATCTCTGCCCGCAGACGGTCTGGACCGACCTTTTTCTCGCCGTCGAGCGCTTCTTCGAGGGCGACCGGCGCGAGCGCATGCGTCGCGACGAGGCGCCCTGGACTATCGACAAGCTCTGGCGCAAGAGCGCCAAGCACGCGGTCTGGCTCGTCATCGCCTGGTGGACCGGTGGCGCCTGGGTCCTCTATTTCGCCGATGCACCCACGCTGGTGCGTGAGCTTGCGACTTTCACCGCGCCGATCTCGGCCTATGTCTGGATCGCGATCCTGACCTTCACCACCTATTCGCTCGCCGGCATCATGCGCGAGCAGGTCTGCAAGTTCATGTGCCCCTGGCCGCGCATCCAGGCGGCCCTGACCGACGATGAGGCGCTCAACGTCACCTATCGCTACGATCGCGGCGAGCCGCGCGTCTCGGTCAAGCAGGCGCAGAAGCTCAAGGCGCAGGGCGCGCCGGCCGGCGACTGCATCGACTGCCATCAATGCGTCGCCGTCTGCCCGGTCGGCATCGACATTCGCGAGGGCGCCCAGCTCGACTGCATCCAGTGCGGCCTGTGCATCGACGCCTGCGACACCGTCATGACCAAGATCGACCGCCCCAAGCGGCTGATCGCCTATGACACCGAGATCAACGTCAAGCGGCGCATGGCCGGAAAGCCTCCCGTCTACCGCCCGCTGCGGACGCGCACGCTGATCTATGCGGCGCTGATCCTCGTCGTCGGCGGGGCCATGATCTGGCAGCTCGCGACACGTCGCACCGCCGATATCTCGGTGCTGCACGAGCGCGCGCCGCTCTTCGTGACGCTGAGCGACGGCTCGATCCGCAACGCCTATGCTGTCCGCCTGCTCAACAAGCGCCCGGAGGTCCGCCCCTTCGCGCTCACCGTGGACGGTCTGCCGGGCATCCGCATCGACGCGGTCGGGGTCGCTCCCACTGCCGATCTGCGGCCGGTCGTGGCCGTCGACCCGGATTCCTCGCGTGAGGTGCGTGTCCTCGTCACCGTGCCGGCCGGCGTGCCGCTCGAGGCGTCTCAGCCCATCACCATCACGGCCTCGGATCTCTTCGCCGGGGAAACCGTGCATGCGACCGATCACTTCATGGCGCGCGGAGGC
- the ccoP gene encoding cytochrome-c oxidase, cbb3-type subunit III — protein MDQHHDVPKIHAAHIDAVTGQATTGHEWDGIRELNTPLPRWWLGIFYATIIWSFGYWIVYPAWPLLTDATRGVFGYATRSDITVQMNELKAQRAALAAGMADATPAQIKADPTLFQIAMAQGKAAFGDNCAACHGVGGAGGKGYPNLNDDDWLWGGSLDAIMQTLRHGVRVAGHDETRVSQMPAFGRDGMLKRDEINAVANHVRELAGLSTEPKANLALGRKLFADNCAACHGPAAKGNQEMGAPNLTDAISLYGMDVASLTETITNSRGGVMPAWGGRLDETTLKALTVYVHSLGGGQ, from the coding sequence ATGGACCAGCACCACGACGTCCCCAAGATCCACGCGGCCCATATCGACGCCGTCACCGGCCAGGCCACGACCGGCCATGAATGGGACGGCATCCGCGAGCTCAACACGCCTCTGCCGCGCTGGTGGCTCGGCATTTTCTACGCCACCATCATCTGGTCCTTCGGCTACTGGATCGTCTACCCGGCCTGGCCGCTGTTGACCGACGCCACCAGGGGCGTGTTCGGCTATGCCACCCGCTCGGACATCACCGTGCAGATGAACGAGCTCAAGGCCCAGCGCGCCGCGCTGGCCGCCGGCATGGCCGACGCCACGCCGGCCCAGATCAAGGCCGATCCGACGCTGTTCCAGATCGCGATGGCGCAGGGCAAGGCCGCCTTCGGCGACAATTGCGCCGCCTGCCACGGCGTCGGCGGTGCCGGGGGCAAGGGCTATCCCAATCTGAACGATGACGACTGGCTCTGGGGCGGTTCGCTCGACGCGATCATGCAGACGCTGCGCCATGGCGTCCGCGTCGCCGGCCATGACGAAACGCGGGTCAGCCAGATGCCGGCCTTCGGCCGCGACGGCATGCTCAAGCGCGACGAGATCAACGCCGTCGCCAACCATGTCCGAGAGCTCGCCGGCCTGTCGACCGAGCCGAAGGCGAACCTGGCGCTCGGGCGCAAGCTCTTCGCCGACAACTGCGCCGCCTGCCATGGCCCTGCGGCTAAGGGCAACCAGGAGATGGGCGCGCCCAACCTTACCGACGCGATCAGCCTCTACGGCATGGACGTGGCCTCGCTGACCGAGACCATCACCAACAGCCGGGGCGGCGTGATGCCGGCCTGGGGCGGTCGCCTCGACGAGACGACGCTGAAGGCGCTGACCGTCTACGTTCATTCGCTGGGGGGAGGGCAGTAG
- a CDS encoding cbb3-type cytochrome c oxidase subunit 3 has product MQSTYHWLAGFAQSVGLLYFVAVFLGVCLYAFWPKNRARFEEAALNPLRED; this is encoded by the coding sequence ATGCAATCGACCTATCACTGGCTCGCCGGCTTCGCCCAGTCCGTCGGCCTCCTTTACTTCGTCGCCGTCTTCCTCGGCGTCTGCCTCTACGCCTTCTGGCCGAAGAACCGCGCCCGCTTCGAGGAAGCCGCGCTCAATCCGCTGCGCGAGGACTGA
- the ccoO gene encoding cytochrome-c oxidase, cbb3-type subunit II, protein MTSIEHKPARRSLWAKHKIFETNSIILVIGVLLVISVGGLVEIAPLFYLKNTIETVQGMRPYTPLELAGRAIYVREGCYNCHSQMIRPLRDEVERYGHYSLAAESMYDKPFQWGSKRTGPDLARVGGKYSDEWQRAHLAEPRAVVPQSIMPGYPFLAKTELAFSDVADELRANRAGGVPYTDDMIAQAQSDLKAQATPEHPGQSDLEKRYPRVQSRDFDGDPQRITEADALIAYLQALGTLVDFKLYDDKANIR, encoded by the coding sequence ATGACGAGCATCGAACACAAGCCCGCGCGCCGGTCGCTCTGGGCCAAGCACAAGATCTTCGAGACCAACTCGATCATCCTGGTCATCGGCGTGCTGCTGGTGATCTCGGTCGGCGGTCTCGTCGAGATCGCCCCGCTCTTCTACCTGAAGAACACGATCGAGACCGTGCAGGGCATGCGTCCCTACACCCCGCTCGAGCTCGCCGGCCGCGCGATCTATGTCCGCGAGGGCTGCTACAACTGCCACAGCCAGATGATACGGCCGCTGCGCGACGAGGTCGAGCGCTACGGGCATTACTCGCTCGCGGCCGAGAGCATGTACGACAAGCCCTTCCAGTGGGGCTCCAAGCGCACCGGGCCTGACCTCGCCCGCGTCGGCGGCAAGTATTCCGACGAATGGCAGCGGGCGCATCTCGCCGAGCCGCGCGCCGTCGTGCCTCAGTCGATCATGCCGGGTTATCCTTTCCTGGCGAAGACCGAGCTCGCCTTTAGCGACGTCGCCGATGAGCTCCGCGCCAACCGCGCCGGCGGCGTACCCTATACCGACGACATGATCGCGCAGGCGCAGAGCGACCTGAAGGCGCAGGCGACGCCCGAGCATCCCGGCCAGTCCGACCTGGAGAAGCGCTATCCGCGGGTGCAGTCGCGCGATTTCGACGGCGACCCGCAGCGCATCACCGAAGCCGACGCCCTGATCGCCTATCTGCAGGCGCTCGGCACGCTGGTCGACTTCAAGCTCTACGACGACAAGGCCAACATCCGCTGA
- a CDS encoding helix-turn-helix domain-containing protein, translating to MVRLVSVCASLSDDELALLESLAHPTHFSSGETLFTQGREAHSVYNVTAGVVRLYKLLSDGRRQVVGFALPGDFLGLAMRDAYGFSADAIGDVAVCAFSRGAYTALVDAKPHLLKRLHEFATHELTLAHEQMMLLGRRTAEEKLICFLLGMQQRWARLGKPSVTVPLPMTRQDIADFLGLTIETVSRTFTRLAKDKTILIVPGGVRVMNPERMSMVAA from the coding sequence ATGGTTCGCCTGGTGAGCGTCTGTGCGTCGCTCTCCGACGATGAGCTGGCGCTGCTCGAATCCCTGGCGCACCCCACCCATTTCTCTTCCGGTGAGACGCTGTTCACGCAGGGGCGCGAGGCCCACTCCGTCTACAATGTCACGGCTGGCGTGGTGCGCCTCTACAAGCTGCTGTCGGACGGTCGCCGTCAGGTCGTCGGCTTCGCCCTGCCGGGGGATTTCCTCGGGCTTGCCATGCGCGATGCCTATGGCTTCTCGGCCGATGCGATTGGCGATGTGGCGGTCTGCGCCTTCTCGCGCGGCGCCTATACGGCGCTGGTCGACGCCAAGCCGCATCTGCTGAAGCGTCTCCACGAGTTCGCCACGCATGAACTCACGCTGGCGCATGAGCAGATGATGCTGCTTGGCCGGCGCACGGCTGAGGAGAAGCTGATCTGCTTCCTGCTCGGCATGCAGCAGCGCTGGGCGCGGCTCGGCAAGCCCTCGGTCACGGTGCCGCTGCCGATGACGCGGCAGGACATCGCGGACTTCCTTGGCCTGACCATCGAGACCGTCAGCCGCACCTTCACCCGCCTCGCCAAGGATAAGACGATTCTGATCGTGCCGGGCGGCGTGCGCGTGATGAACCCCGAGCGGATGAGCATGGTCGCGGCCTGA
- the pcaF gene encoding 3-oxoadipyl-CoA thiolase, with protein MSEAFICGYVRTPIGRFGGSLSSVRADDLGAVPLKALVERHSGVDFGAVDDVIFGCANQAGEDNRNVARMSLLLAGLPKEVPGTTINRLCGSGMDAVITAARAIRAGEAELMIAGGVESMSRAPFVLPKADSAFSRHAEIHDTTIGWRFINPLMKAQYGVDSMPETGENVAADCNVSRADQDAFALRSQLKAVAAQQNGRLGKEIVPVVIPQRKGDPIRVEIDEHPRGDTTLEKLAKLPTPFRKEGGTVTAGNASGVNDGAAALIIASEKAAAKYGLTPLVRVVGGAAGGVAPRVMGLGPIPATRRLCERLGLKPIDFDVVELNEAFASQGIAVLRELGIAEDGAHVNPNGGAIALGHPLGMSGARIAGTAALELSLTGKQRALATMCIGVGQGIAIALERV; from the coding sequence ATGAGCGAAGCTTTCATCTGCGGCTATGTCCGCACGCCGATCGGCCGCTTCGGCGGCTCGCTGTCCTCGGTGCGCGCGGATGATCTCGGCGCCGTGCCGCTAAAGGCCCTGGTAGAGCGCCATTCAGGCGTCGATTTCGGCGCGGTCGACGATGTGATCTTCGGCTGTGCCAATCAGGCGGGCGAGGACAACCGCAACGTCGCGCGCATGTCGCTGCTGCTCGCAGGCCTGCCCAAGGAGGTGCCGGGCACGACGATCAACCGGCTTTGCGGATCGGGCATGGACGCCGTCATCACGGCGGCGCGCGCGATCAGGGCGGGCGAGGCCGAACTGATGATCGCCGGCGGCGTCGAGAGCATGTCGCGCGCGCCCTTCGTGCTGCCGAAGGCCGACAGCGCCTTCTCGCGCCATGCCGAGATCCACGACACCACCATCGGCTGGCGCTTCATCAACCCGCTGATGAAGGCGCAGTACGGCGTCGATTCCATGCCGGAGACCGGCGAGAACGTCGCGGCCGATTGCAATGTCAGCCGCGCCGATCAGGACGCCTTCGCGCTGCGCTCGCAGCTGAAGGCTGTCGCCGCGCAGCAGAACGGCCGGCTTGGCAAGGAGATCGTGCCGGTCGTGATCCCGCAGCGGAAGGGCGATCCGATCCGTGTCGAGATCGACGAGCATCCGCGCGGCGACACCACGCTGGAGAAGCTGGCCAAGCTGCCGACACCCTTCCGCAAGGAAGGCGGCACCGTTACCGCCGGCAATGCATCCGGCGTCAATGACGGTGCCGCGGCGCTGATCATCGCGTCGGAGAAGGCCGCGGCCAAATATGGCCTGACCCCGCTGGTGCGCGTCGTCGGTGGTGCGGCGGGTGGAGTCGCGCCGCGGGTGATGGGGCTGGGGCCGATCCCGGCGACGCGCAGGCTCTGCGAGCGCCTGGGCCTGAAGCCGATCGATTTCGACGTGGTCGAGCTCAACGAGGCCTTCGCCAGCCAGGGCATCGCCGTGCTGCGCGAGCTCGGCATCGCGGAGGACGGGGCGCATGTGAACCCGAATGGCGGCGCGATCGCGCTCGGCCATCCACTCGGCATGTCCGGCGCCCGCATCGCCGGCACGGCCGCGCTCGAACTGTCGCTGACCGGCAAGCAGCGCGCGCTCGCCACCATGTGCATCGGCGTCGGCCAGGGCATCGCCATCGCACTGGAGCGGGTCTGA
- a CDS encoding dihydrodipicolinate synthase family protein produces the protein MTEPYKGILPIAPTIFHDNGDLDSEGNKRVMDLMVDQGVDGICILANFSEQFLLTDEERDQVMRLSIEQVAGRVPVIVTTSHFSTRIAAARAKAAAEAGAKMLMMMPPYHGALLKADEQGMIEHFKAVADACGIPIILQDAPLSGVTMTVPFMIRLAKEVPLVRYFKIEVPGTANKLRALIEAGGAAVVGPFDGEEAITLMADLDAGATGTMTSAMIPDLIKPILAAHAAGDRKQAAALYARVLPIINYENRQCGLRSAKAVMKEGGVIRSEAVRHPLTPLHPKTREGLIELARELDPLALRWGK, from the coding sequence ATGACCGAACCCTACAAGGGCATTCTGCCGATCGCGCCGACCATCTTCCACGACAATGGCGACCTCGATAGCGAGGGCAACAAGCGCGTCATGGACCTGATGGTCGATCAGGGCGTCGACGGCATCTGCATCCTCGCCAACTTCTCGGAGCAGTTCCTGCTCACCGACGAGGAGCGAGATCAGGTGATGCGGCTCTCGATCGAGCAGGTCGCCGGCCGCGTCCCGGTCATCGTCACGACCTCGCATTTTTCGACGCGCATCGCCGCGGCCCGCGCCAAGGCTGCGGCCGAGGCCGGCGCCAAGATGCTGATGATGATGCCGCCCTATCACGGCGCGCTGCTCAAGGCCGACGAGCAGGGCATGATCGAGCACTTCAAGGCCGTCGCTGATGCCTGCGGTATTCCAATCATCCTGCAGGACGCGCCGCTCTCCGGCGTCACCATGACCGTGCCCTTCATGATCAGGCTGGCGAAGGAGGTGCCGCTCGTCCGCTACTTCAAGATCGAGGTTCCCGGCACGGCCAACAAGCTGCGCGCGCTGATCGAGGCGGGCGGCGCGGCCGTCGTCGGCCCCTTCGATGGCGAGGAGGCGATCACACTGATGGCCGATCTCGACGCCGGCGCCACCGGCACGATGACATCGGCGATGATCCCGGACCTGATCAAGCCGATCCTGGCCGCGCATGCCGCTGGGGACCGCAAGCAGGCGGCGGCGCTCTATGCCCGCGTCCTGCCGATCATCAATTACGAGAACCGGCAATGCGGCCTGCGCTCGGCCAAGGCGGTGATGAAGGAGGGCGGCGTCATCAGGTCGGAAGCCGTCCGCCATCCGCTGACCCCGCTGCATCCGAAGACCCGCGAGGGGCTGATCGAGCTCGCTCGCGAGCTCGATCCGTTGGCGCTGCGCTGGGGCAAGTGA
- a CDS encoding tripartite tricarboxylate transporter permease codes for MDNVANLMHGFSVALTTHHILLMMAGVLLGVLVGVLPGLGAPNGVSLLLPLTFSMDPVSAIILLTSLYWGALFGGSTTSILFNIPGEPSSVATTFDGHPMAKQGKATEALSFAFLSAGFGAMAGVILITLLSGWVAKFALRFSSPEYFAVYFMTFASFIGLGGASPFKTVVSMAIGFALATIGMDSVSGNVRLTFEFDVLLAGVSFLIAVIGLFGIGELLLTMEEGLRFEGVAAKVRISDVLRTAAKLPRYWLALLRSSLIGIWMGITPGGPTAASFMSYAMAKRSSRHPAKFGKGEPEGVIAPETADHAAGSSAMLPMLALGIPGSATAAVMMGGLMIWGLNPGPTLFTDRPDFVWGLIASMYLGNVVAVVIVLATVPLFASILRIPFSIIGPIIVVICFIGAYTAASKEFDIWLALIFGLVGYVFKKLDYPIAPLVLAMVIGDKAEDAFRQSMIFSQGSLSIFWSNPLVSTLMTIGLALLVLPLVGSVARRLRGTRAASTV; via the coding sequence ATGGACAACGTCGCCAACCTGATGCACGGCTTCTCGGTCGCGCTCACCACGCATCATATCCTGCTGATGATGGCGGGCGTGCTCCTCGGCGTGCTCGTCGGCGTGCTGCCGGGGCTCGGCGCTCCCAACGGCGTTTCGCTGCTGCTGCCGTTGACCTTCTCGATGGACCCGGTCTCGGCGATCATCCTGCTGACCTCGCTCTATTGGGGCGCGCTCTTCGGTGGCTCGACCACCTCGATCCTGTTCAACATCCCCGGCGAGCCCTCATCCGTGGCCACGACCTTCGACGGCCACCCCATGGCCAAGCAGGGCAAGGCGACCGAAGCGCTCTCCTTCGCCTTTCTCTCCGCCGGCTTCGGCGCCATGGCCGGTGTCATCCTGATCACGCTGCTCTCCGGCTGGGTCGCGAAATTCGCGCTGCGCTTCTCATCGCCCGAGTATTTCGCCGTCTACTTCATGACCTTCGCGAGCTTCATCGGGCTCGGCGGCGCCTCGCCCTTCAAGACGGTGGTGTCGATGGCGATCGGCTTCGCGCTCGCCACCATCGGCATGGACTCGGTCTCGGGCAATGTCCGCCTCACCTTCGAGTTCGACGTGCTGCTCGCCGGCGTCAGCTTCCTGATCGCGGTCATCGGCCTCTTCGGCATTGGCGAATTGCTGCTGACCATGGAGGAGGGGCTGCGGTTCGAGGGTGTCGCCGCCAAGGTCCGCATCAGCGATGTGCTGCGCACCGCCGCGAAGCTGCCGCGCTACTGGCTCGCTTTGCTGCGCTCCTCGCTGATCGGCATCTGGATGGGCATCACGCCCGGCGGGCCGACCGCGGCCTCCTTCATGAGCTACGCCATGGCGAAGCGCTCCTCGCGCCACCCCGCGAAGTTCGGCAAGGGCGAGCCCGAGGGCGTGATCGCGCCGGAGACGGCCGACCATGCCGCCGGCTCCTCCGCCATGCTGCCGATGCTGGCGCTCGGCATCCCCGGCTCGGCGACGGCGGCGGTGATGATGGGCGGCCTGATGATCTGGGGCCTCAATCCCGGCCCGACGCTCTTCACCGACCGGCCGGATTTCGTCTGGGGCCTGATCGCCTCGATGTATCTCGGCAATGTCGTCGCAGTGGTGATCGTGCTGGCGACGGTGCCGCTCTTCGCCTCGATCCTGCGCATCCCCTTCTCGATCATCGGGCCGATCATCGTGGTGATCTGCTTCATCGGCGCCTACACCGCCGCGAGCAAGGAATTCGACATCTGGCTCGCGCTGATCTTCGGATTGGTCGGCTACGTCTTCAAGAAGCTCGACTATCCGATTGCGCCGCTGGTGCTCGCCATGGTCATCGGCGACAAGGCCGAGGACGCTTTCCGCCAGTCGATGATCTTCAGCCAGGGCTCGCTCTCGATCTTCTGGTCAAACCCGTTGGTCTCGACTTTGATGACGATCGGGCTCGCACTGCTGGTGCTGCCGCTCGTCGGCAGCGTCGCCCGCCGCCTGCGCGGCACCAGGGCCGCCAGCACCGTCTGA
- a CDS encoding tripartite tricarboxylate transporter TctB family protein gives MITRFWAEIATAILTLVFGLVIVKGSLEFGIGWDSSGPQPGAFPFYAGALIALASLGTLAMTVGQRVSGKAALAEAFLDAERGKRVLAFLLPLTAFVVLSATLGMYVATILYLVFAMRFQGRYGWLPSLVTAFATAAFFYFALEKFFQIGLLKGPIEPLIGL, from the coding sequence ATGATCACCCGCTTCTGGGCTGAAATCGCGACGGCGATCCTGACGCTCGTCTTCGGGCTCGTTATCGTGAAGGGCTCGCTGGAATTCGGCATCGGCTGGGATTCGTCTGGGCCGCAGCCCGGCGCCTTTCCTTTCTATGCAGGAGCGCTGATCGCGCTGGCGAGCCTGGGCACGCTGGCGATGACGGTGGGCCAGCGCGTCTCCGGCAAGGCGGCGCTCGCCGAAGCTTTCCTCGACGCCGAGCGCGGCAAGCGCGTGCTCGCCTTTCTGTTGCCGCTCACCGCCTTCGTCGTGCTGAGCGCCACGCTCGGCATGTATGTCGCGACGATCCTCTATCTCGTCTTCGCGATGCGCTTCCAGGGTCGATATGGCTGGCTGCCGAGCCTTGTCACGGCCTTCGCGACGGCGGCGTTCTTCTACTTCGCTCTCGAAAAATTCTTCCAGATCGGCCTGCTCAAGGGCCCGATCGAGCCGCTCATCGGCCTTTAG
- a CDS encoding tripartite tricarboxylate transporter substrate-binding protein, which produces MKTIAISAVLAGALALGGIGAAQAWEPTKPIEFVVTSGAGGGTDNFARVIQSIITKHKFTEQPIVVVNKGGGSGAEGYVYGKGAKGDPNRVIFGTNNAYLLPYVAKLGYKFSDLTPVAALALDEFLIWVKGDAPYADAKSYIEAVKAKPMGFKMGGSQSKDTDQTLTSMIQDATGAKWIYVPFQGGSAAAVQLAGGHIDSNTNNPNENIGQWKAGQVKPLCVFSPVRLAKSDPVFEGKGWGDIPTCKEAGLPLETFQMPRTVWLPADVPADAVSYYADLLEKVSKTPEWQEFVQRTAQTGKFMKGKELADFVAKDEAANKKVFENEGWVAK; this is translated from the coding sequence ATGAAGACCATTGCCATCTCGGCCGTGCTCGCCGGCGCGCTTGCGCTCGGCGGCATCGGTGCGGCGCAGGCCTGGGAGCCGACCAAGCCGATCGAGTTCGTCGTGACCTCGGGCGCGGGCGGTGGCACCGACAATTTCGCCCGCGTCATCCAGTCGATCATCACCAAGCACAAATTCACCGAGCAGCCGATCGTGGTGGTGAACAAGGGCGGCGGCTCCGGCGCCGAGGGCTATGTCTACGGCAAGGGCGCCAAGGGCGATCCTAACCGCGTCATCTTCGGCACCAACAACGCCTATCTGCTGCCCTATGTCGCCAAGCTCGGCTACAAGTTCTCGGACCTGACGCCGGTTGCGGCTCTCGCGCTCGACGAGTTCCTGATCTGGGTCAAGGGCGATGCGCCCTATGCCGATGCCAAGAGCTATATCGAGGCGGTGAAGGCGAAGCCCATGGGCTTCAAGATGGGCGGCAGCCAGTCCAAGGACACTGACCAGACCCTGACCTCGATGATCCAGGACGCAACCGGCGCGAAGTGGATCTACGTGCCGTTCCAGGGTGGCAGCGCCGCGGCGGTCCAGCTCGCCGGCGGCCACATCGACTCCAATACCAACAACCCGAACGAGAACATCGGCCAGTGGAAGGCCGGGCAGGTCAAGCCGCTCTGCGTCTTCTCGCCGGTCCGGCTCGCCAAGAGCGATCCGGTCTTCGAGGGCAAGGGCTGGGGCGACATCCCGACCTGCAAGGAGGCCGGCCTGCCGCTCGAGACCTTCCAGATGCCGCGCACCGTCTGGCTGCCGGCCGACGTACCGGCCGATGCCGTCTCCTACTACGCCGACCTGCTGGAGAAGGTCTCCAAGACGCCGGAATGGCAGGAATTCGTGCAGCGCACCGCCCAGACCGGCAAGTTCATGAAGGGCAAGGAGCTCGCCGATTTCGTCGCCAAGGACGAGGCCGCGAACAAGAAGGTCTTCGAGAACGAAGGCTGGGTCGCCAAGTAA